The DNA segment GGTCAAGCTGCATCACACTTGGACCTTCCATTTTAACGGTATGATCTTTAGCTCAATAAAGAATAGGTAAACAAATccataatacattttttaagcTTAATGCCTTCATCTTTGAAATGGATGGGGGAATATTTCGAAAACCTAATAGTGATTTTTAAATGGTATGTATTGATGTTAAAGAGTTTGGATTTTGATTGTCTAAAGCACATTGTTAGTAATATGCATCAGTGATCTGTTGAACAGTTGAGATTAATTTAGTTAATATAAGTGAGTCATGTTGGCTGTAAAAATCACAACATCATCAAAATTATAGGGTAATACATATTCAAATGACTTAAAAAGAGAGAATGAACCTTAAGAAATGTGTATTATTGACTCCCAATATGGGGTAAGTTTGGAATAAGTTTGGCGGTGTACCCAAAAGCTTTCGTGCTTTTAGATAGAATTATATAAAagtcattttccatgttttaacATATGTGACTGGCAACATTAACCATAAAGCAATTAGCCTAAATAGGGCAACCTCCTTAGGCTAATTGTTTCCGTGTTATTTTAGCCTAAACCGATCCATGTTTCCGTGTTATTTTAAAGAAAGTGGATGTGAGGTATTAATTATTGTGACTGGCAAATTCCTTGAAGATGGCAACTAAGATTaatgttggaaattttgttAACATAGTATGCCTAAATAAGGCAACATTATAATGTTCTGATAAGGAATGAAGGCCTTAATGAAATCAACAACGAAAAGAAACAATTAGCTAATCggtttaaatattaaaacagtGAATACCGGATGAGgaatttctcaaccggttgagaaaattcctcaaccggtagAAACTGGTTAACAAAATACTCACCCGGTTGAGAaatttcctcaaccggttgagccatttcctcaaccggttgagcaaCTGGTATCAACCGGTTGATGTTTTTTTGACCAGTGCctaccggttgaggaatttcctcaaccggttgacgaAATTCCTCATCCGGTAGCTACTGGTTTAAAAAGTCCACATCCGGTCGACCGGCTTACATCGACCGGTCGATAGATCTTCTGAACCGGTAGAGACTGCCAAATTTTGTGAACACCACCAAAATGCATCCGGTGAATTTGTAGGTCAACCACATTATAATAGCTTAGAGCAAGGGAAGAGAGTAGATTCGGGTTACGAGGAAACAAACAAttgtaatgattttaaaaagttttgctTAGGATTGTGTATAGCAGAGTAGTATCAATTTTGCAACATATGACcttttaaatggaaaatcatGGGGAAATTATCACGTCTGCAGTATACACCGGTtctataatttatcaaattcttaattttttttcccaaaaaatgaGAATCGATGACGTTGTCAAATTCGGTTTGTCTTCAAGTATGCAATCAATTGATACAAAAGTGATACGATAATTTGTGAAAGTATTATTGGGGaatttttttaccttatttatgTAATGTAGATGATGCAATCGGTGAAGGAGAAAACAATCAAGAGGGAGTTTGAAGTGAAGGAGGAGGACGTCGTCAATGAGGATGCATTTATCGGTGCCACATACGACCTGGGTGGAAACGGTTTGAAACAGAAGGTGTTGAAGGGTATTTCAGATGAAGAAGTCTACAAATTGCAATTCGATCGCATAGATGAGGCTGAAACATTTTACAACATGTTAGCTAGAGTAGCTGGATTTAGTATTCGAAAGGATGATTTGAAGCGAGACAAGAATGGAGATATAATATCTCGAAAGTGGGTGTGTTCTAGAGAAGGGCAGCGAGCGACaaagtttattgaaaatgacaagCGACAGCGTGAGCCACGATCATTGACTAGGGTTGGATGTGAAGCTGCATTTCGTGTAGGCTTGAATAGGAAAGATGGAAAGTGGATTGTAAAGGAATTTATAggaaatcataatcataatttgGTCGATGCTATCAACACACAATTCCTTCGGTCTCATCGAACAATAAGTAATCCCGATAAGGCACAAGTTGATGTTTTGCGTAAAGTAGGTGTTAAAGCCACACAAATTATGGACTATATGGTAAAACAATCAGGGGGACATGAGCACGTCGGTTTCACACAAAAAGATATATACAATCACGTTGATGCAATGCGTAGAAGTGAAATTAAAGACGGTGATGCAGAAGCGGCATTGGCTTATTTGTGTGGAAAGGCAGAAATGGattcctcatttttttataaattcaacatTGATGAAGAAAGTTGACTAGCAAATTTGTTTTGGGCTGATTCAACTGCTCGAATGGATTATGCGTGTTTTGGAGATGTCCTAGCATTTGACACAACCTATAGGACAAATGCCTATAAAAAGCCTCTAGTAGTGTTGGTCGGTGTTAATCATCACCATCAAACTGTTGTATTTGGTTGTGCGTTATTGATAGATGAAAGTGTTGGGACATATGAATGGGTGTTGGAGACATTTATTGAAGCAATGATGAATAAGAGACCCATATCTGTTGTAACCGATGGGGATAAAGCTATGCGTAAGGCAATTAAAAAAGTATTACCTGATACGTGTCATCGATTGTGTTCATGGCATTTGCAACGAAATGCATTCACGAATGTGCATATTAAGGACTTCTCAAGCATATTTGCAAGGTGCATGTTCATGCGTGGGAATGAAGAAGAATTCGAAAAGGTTTGGCATGAAATGGTTGCAAATTTGGGACTTAATGAGAATCGTTGGGTGGCCGAGATATATGGGAAACGTAAAAGATGGGCAGAGGCGTATTTACGTGGAAATTTCTTTGGAGGGATGAGAACCACACAAAGGTGTGAGAGTATGAATGCATATCTAAATAGATTCTTAAAAATTCGCTTGCGACTGTATGAGTTTGTACAACAATTTCATAGAGCCATACTGAGAATACGGCAAAACGAGGCAAAGGCAGAGTTCGAGTCGAACAATTTTTCACCCGTGCTTTCAACCAAACTAGCCATACTTGAAAATCATGCTGCGACGGTATACACAAAAGAATCTTTCCTTAAATTTCGTGAGAAGATGAAAAATGCTGAGTTATTCTTTGTGGTTGGTGTTGTAAGTGATCATTCAATGCGGGCATACACATTATCTAAGTTTAGACACCCGAACTTAAATTGGGAAGTACAATTTTGCCCGGATattgtaacattaaaatgctcATGCTTGATGTTTGAGTCAATTGGCATCCCATGTTGCCACATGGTGGTGGTTATGAAAGTGGAGCATTTGGAAGAGATTCCTCAGTCATGTATTATGAAGAGGTGGACAAAGTTAGCAAAGGTGTATACAAGATCAGTACCAGTGAATGAGACGGATAACAACATGGATCGGTTTGTACGATATGGTTCATTGAGTTCGATGTGCAACAAGCTCTCCTACTTTGCGTCAGATACGTCATCTTCATTTATAGAGgccaaaaatgaaatacaaaatttgaCGGCGAGAATGGAGGAACTCTATAACTATAAtttgaaagggaagaaaatagcATCAGATGGAGCGACAGGTACTAACCAAGTTCGTGATCCAAATATTGTGAAGACTAAAGGGAATCCAGGCAAAGTGGCAATGAATGTTCAAAAGGGAAGACGATGCAGTCGTTGTAAAAGAGTGGGTCACACAATTCGAAAGTGTCCAGAAGCTACAATCCCTCAAAATGCTCAGCCGGGTTATATGGTAtgtcatattcaataaaaattgcccctaagattaatttttgtaggtGTACTAACATAAATGACTAACATAATTGTTTTGATGGCATTATGAGTACGTAGGAGGAAACTAATTTGTCTTCCCAATGTGACATTCAAAGGGAAATGATGCCTTCAACAAATTCATCAGTTGACATTTTTGCAACCTTACATGTATGTACAATAGGCTTGTTATATAATTTCCAAACATTGATAACatataattcaataataattgACAACACTTAATTATTGAAACATGCAGGGAATGTTAGGGGAGCAGTTGCCGAATGACCCATCTGACATGTACATAGATTGGGGTGAACTTAATAATGTAAGATCGCGAATGAAGAAACACTTTTGACATGAATTTCAAATatgcattatttaatgattaggtttaattaattggaatGGAATTGGGTAGctgaaaaaaacaatgaaatgtgCATGTGCAGATAGCAGGATTTCAGCAACATGAACAAAGTATGTCAACACCATGTGAAGGTGGGGATCCaaacaaatatccaaatgaaaaggatatgcaaccttttttttattccttagcGGAGTAAGGGATGGTAGGTATTAAATCAGTATTTATATTAGTTGACGTTATCACTTCCACTAATGTGTACTTTTAACTTAACTATTtaatgaaaagtttgaattttgatcAAGAGTCAAGTTGATTGATAGAATGCAATATCCTctacatttataatttaattgataacAAGGGATAAAATGATTGGTAAATGGAGAAACCGATTCATTTATATCATGTCGAAAAAAACGGTTAATTATGCGgatttaattaaattcaattgtGGTTAAAGTTTGACAATTAGGTGGTTATGAGTTAACTATAGGAAAGTAATCAATATGATGTAATTCACATGAAATATGTAAATTTAGTGATTTTACTCAAAATGGGTAAATCGTAGTTAGGTCAATTGTAATGCCAGTTTCCATCAATTTAAAACCTTGTAATTGAACTTAATGTTACATTGTCGAATGTTTCCATAGTGAAAAGTTATTGGTACAACTCATAGCATACCTTTTTTGTGCACAATAGCATTGCAGGAGGAAACCGGTTGAggaaattcctcaaccggttgaggcatTTTTGACCAGTGGCTACCGGATGAGGAATTTCCTCGACCGGTTGAGAAACTTCCTCAACCGGTAGCTACTGGTTAAACAAATCCTCAGCCGGTTGAGCAAATGGccatcaaccggttgaggattTTTGTGACCAGTGgctaccggttgagaaaattttctcaaccggtcGAGGAAATTCCTCATCCGGTAGCCACTGGGAAAAAAGGCCTCAACCGGGTGCTCAACCGGTTGTGCCAagccggtcgaccggttataGCCGTCCTCGACCGGTTGAAGTTGGCTAACAATATactcaaccggttgaacaacttcctcaaccggttgattCCCATCTTCACCCGGTTGCCACTGGTTAAAAAAACATGAACCGATTGAGCAAATTCCTCAACCAATTTGCTATATTTGTCAAACAGTTCCCACTGGTCAAATCATTCGTCAACCGGTTGAGACAACTTCTTCATTGATCAACCACTTTCCACAACTGAAAATATGAGGAATGTTCTCAACCGGTATGAATAATGCGTATGCCTATGAAAAGTGGACATAGATAAATCGTTGGACTGGTTCTTACCGGCTGAACGGCATTCGTCAACCAGTGTAGTAATGTACTAACTATATATTGTTagtatagataaatgaataattaCAGATCTGATTAGGTTAAAGATCGTACAAAATCACACATGTCGAACATGAATGATACcaatatattacaatttcattttgacGACCATATTGAAAGAAGAGTATTTggatattgaaataaaatagaCTTAATCATTAATAATGTATGGTCATCGAAGCTCACAACTTCCCAATAAACATGACGATATGTGGATAtggaaatgataaatatttgaaaaataaaaaatttcataataataattttttcattgctCGTGTCGACGTCTTTGTACAAACAATAGCCacaatggtttgtttttctctatttcccTCGTGTAAAACTAAATCACATGCTATTTCTCGACGTATTTTCATAGAATTACAAAAGTCGGAGCTCGTCATCGGATCACCATTTTTGAATCTCTGCATATGTCTAATGACATGCACTCCACAGTCCCacctaagaaagagaaaagaaaagcaaaacaacTTATTCAATGGTTGTCTAATTATACCTCAGGAAAAGAATAGTAATGCGAGTTATGTATTCATACTAACCCATTCTCTTGGGTCGGAATCGAAGGAGCCCAATCAATGGAGAATTGGAAGACATCTTTCCCTATGTCAGATAGTTTGAAGAACATTTGACAAAATTCAACCTAATTTATTATGAAAGTGTTAATAAATatggaagaggaaaaaatagaatagaagaaaaatataaacatgaaaGCATACCACTGTTTTGACACTCTGAAACCGGAACTTGTCTCGATTCTTCGATCGTAATGAGTCCAAAATTTGGGTATGAGAGTTTTTGAAGTCAATGACGCACAGGTACCAATGACCAGGGCATTCGTCATGCATTGGAATAAATAGCTGTAAagttagaaaaacaatatatatgagttggggcaaaaaaaatctactatattataggtgaaaacaatatctattctaaatttcatatatgcaaTTAAACATTAGAAATAATTACTAACCTTCTCGCAATCATCCAATTCACTAATGTACTTACTAACGATGGATGTTTTTCTATCGAAAAAAGGATGAGGACTCCCGcacaaaatcattttctaataagaaaacataatacGAACATTACTATATTGTACTTAATATGTAAGTAAACAACAAGAGAAATATGAGCTTACTGAAAATGTCGTGGGAAGATAGCATCTTATACTTCGTATGCCTATGAATtgtctttcaaaataatttagcttTGAGGCTTCTAAATTTATTACCTGTTGTTGaacaataacttcaataaatttatttaactaataTAGGATgcatttgatataaatgaagTAGGTACTTACAACATCCATCAAATTTTTTCTAGGACGTAAGCATGCAAAATCTCCACGAACTCCATGTTCATGACCAAAGTCAACAAGAAGctcactaaaataataatatgttcaAACAAACTTCAGTAAATTGGAAGCATATGAAGGCAAAAATTGTAACAACACATCTATGAATGTTCTAGACACGACAAACCTTTTTGACAACgctttattgaaaacataatcaGCGACAAGAGATTGAAGTACATTGAATGATTGAGTATCCACCACGTCTTCACGAATGGACATGGGGATTGACTAATTCGAAAACAAGACATAATTATTAACTACATATGTTAAGTatcaaaaaataagaacaatgaTATTAAACTATTTGTATTATACCTCTGATGCTTCACGTTTTACCATCTTCCTTGATTTCTGTACAAACGGGGAGACCTTGAATTTACTTGGTTTCCTCTCCCTTGATGAACGTGTTTTCATGACATGATTAGGATAACCACATAGTGCTCGTAATGGTTCCTAATATGGAAAATGTCAGTAATATACATCTATTTACTATGTAATGGTTAAGTagttgtaaagaaaataattttttcttttatataatacATACCTTTCCATAATCTCTTCTAAGTGGtaagatattttcattttcGTCTGGAATGATATGCACTTCAATTGATGTAGCAcatgcatcttcattctttTCATTCAAGTCCTCGGTGCATAACTTCTCATTTGACAAAGTGTGAAGATAATGTTCATTCACATTCATATTGTTCGTATCTTCCAAACTTCTCTCGCATGAGAGCATGTCATTCTTCGTTCCTTCCTCGTGCATTCTCAAAGGTTTTCCGCTTGACCTAAGGAAGAGACCTTTCACTTGAGTATAATTCTCCTCAAATTTAGCCAAAATTTTATCACAACTACTACTACTTGCACCATAAGCCATATCAAGTAGATGTGTCTTTAATTGTTGAAAGGTTTTATCCATCTCCATTAACTTCCCACCATCAACCTAGTGATATATACGAACGTGATTAATAACATCATAATACAAAGGTTCAATGCTAATATAGATAGTCACgatgaatattgtaaaacaCTTACTCGTTTAATAACATCTTTGTTTAGATTGGATACAAATATCTCATCGTCCTCATTCTCACTCGCCATTGTCGTTGCATTTCCATCAACGCAATCCCTTATCTCATTTTCTATCACCCATATTTTGAGCTAcaatatattcatcaaaatataatacatatcagattttaaatcactaaaaactTAAATCAATAGTAAACGACTTTCAAAACTATAACTTACATCCTCATTTGCATATCCACCAAGTTTTTTCAATCTTCGTTTCCTGTCCAATACTTCATCATCTCCCCAAGCAGTAATCCGAGGAGAAGGTCGAGTATATAGCGGTAGGAATTTCTCTTCAAAGGATATATGCTCGTGGTAGAATAACTACGAGTATATTTGACATAGATATATAGTTagttcataaattatattaaaacaaaatcgtATTTCACTATGATGTAAATTAATtaccattaaaaacaataagcaaccgcaaaccccactttgttgtttcttcttAAACTCTTCAATCCCGTGCACAAGATAGGACAACACAAATTCTGCccaattcatcttctttattgaatcgaTGTCTTCCACAAGATGTAAGAAAGAGCGATTCACAAAAAGCTTCATTGTAGGGCACAATAATGCACCcaacacaaataatacaaaacgaaCTTTAAAATCGTTTCCTCCCTCTTTATCCtccctaatttgattttctaacatcACTAATGGCAATCGCccttttttatcacaatattttttacataaatcattCTTATGACCAACATCTTTGTTCATGCCAATCTTGAACCCTCTTGCCCTCAAtcccataataaattcaacatcaaTGGGGGATAATTTGATACAAGTATTATACAACTGTAACATATAAGTGTTCGGATTAAAACTATTTATCAACCAAAGACATAACCCATGATCAATTTTCCTACATCGAAGTTGCAAGAGGCTACCAAATCCTATTTCTTCTATGGCTGCCTTTTGCTTTGgttctaaattttcaatcaCTCTAATAACTCGCTCGGGGGAGCATCGAGTTTGAAGATATAACTGAAAAGATACACAAACatcaaacatgtttacattaatataatttccaacaaatacaaaagtaaagaaattaaatattcattacaaaaaaaaattacctttggaACCACACCCTTTTGAAGTGaatattgttttgaactttctttggactttgccatgaaattttctttttctacttttgaaagtGCATTCCACTTCTTGCccaattttttcctcaactacattaattgctcacataatttaaattcttattttaaaatgtaattatattagaCGTAGCAAAATTACTCCttacatcatcatttatcttgACTCCTTTAtccttctctttcatcatgGCTAATTGATCATTactacaaaacaatttcaaacaaatttaacaataacaaccacaaaaaatacattaaaaaacatattattttacatatttctattttgcCTTACTAGTAATGTATCCAAGCGCCGATAGGCCTCTTTGGATTTCTAACAACTGCAAGTCCATCGCGTTCActcctaaaaattaaatcaaagcattTAAGTCAAtgtttataatatgatttcaaatataataaatcaaacatactttCACCACCACTACAAAATCCTCCCTAAATCTATGTACATTTTAAATGGTCACAAAATTAGCATATCAATCTTTTTCAATCTCCAATTATGGATCTAACcacattattttcattaatgtcATCAATCCATAAATCTCACAAAAACCATGAAATATAATCGCTACAATATTGTAAAACACATTATCAAtactcacatttttttcttcttcttcttccagctATGTCTTCAATTCGGGTCTTCAAACCACGAAATTTAAAAGCCGAAAACACcccttaaacaaaatataaaatatgaacaaaatacAAGGGTTATGGATAGGAGGGAGGGAGCGCGAATATCGTACTCTTTActtcaaaacccaaaaaaaacccaaatatgatttccttttttttttctggagtaGATTGAGAGAGGGTTGTGAATGTGGAGACGGGCTGGTGATAAATTTGGCACTAGACACTCCTTGAatgaagagaggaaaaaaaaggaaactagaCCCGGCTGTCGAGGATGAGTGGAGATCAGAGCACGGGGACACAACCGACTATGGAGGAGTGTGGAGATGAGAGCACGAGACACAGCCAACCAACCTATGGAGAAGCTTGGAGATGAGAGAGAGCACGAGACACAGCTGGAGGAGAACGAGACACAGCTGGGGGAGATGAGAGCACGACACACAGCTGGAGATGAGAGCACGAGACACAACTGGAGGAGAAGATGCTCGGCTATGGAGGAGAAGAGAGGGGTTGAAGACGGCTATGGAGGAGAAGAGAGGGGCTGAGAGGGGGAGAGAACAGGTAGAAAATGAGGGAAGAGAGGGAACAAACGGGAAATGGGCTGAGACCGGGAGACAACAGGCCACAGGTAGccagtttttcctttttttcattttttttttattttcaatggttGAGATTAAAACTTTTGCATCCAACGGCTACAAAAAATCTGAGGTATGGTACCTCCCTCAGCACCATAGAAGTTTCCCCTTTTTGCATGCCAAATGTCATAAACACCCTTCCTAATACTATAATAACTACTTTCAGGGTAAATAAGTAAatcaatcattatttttatttctcatgcCAAATGTCTAAATTACCCATTCCAACATTCATATAAAGGTCACTTTTAGGGATAGATAAGTAAATCAGTCACTAATGTTATTTTCAAGTCAAATGTCTAAACTACCCCTTCCAACAACTATATAACAACTACTTTTAAGggtaaatatataaatgattcgCCAATGATTTGCTATAAATACTTcctcattttagtttttttttcacacaattctatattctctctctctttacaTTGCTTACAATTTTATCTAATATTTCTTTCTACAATTCTATAATTATAAATTCTCTACTAGTTCTCCAATTCAGGACTTTAAGCTATCTACTCTCAAGTATTCGttatttataaattcttttGTGTTAAAGATATCCACTAACTGTATAAGTATTCATTATCACAATGTTGAGGtgtatatatttaattattttatttacttttaaattttttaatttttatttaattatctcttccttttacatttctttaattatttttgtgctAAAATTGAAAATGGATCCTCATTACCAAAAACAATGAGAACCTTGCGTATAAtgttaatgaatttaatgaatTCAAGCCTTTTGAGAAGAACCCCATTGCCACTAGTGTcccttcctctaaacctttctcTAACCTTTCCCTACCAAATTCTAGAGGAAAAAAGACCCAAGGCT comes from the Vitis vinifera cultivar Pinot Noir 40024 chromosome 12, ASM3070453v1 genome and includes:
- the LOC109123464 gene encoding protein FAR1-RELATED SEQUENCE 5-like; protein product: MTLSNSVCLQMMQSVKEKTIKREFEVKEEDVVNEDAFIGATYDLGGNGLKQKVLKGISDEEVYKLQFDRIDEAETFYNMLARVAGFSIRKDDLKRDKNGDIISRKWVCSREGQRATKFIENDKRQREPRSLTRVGCEAAFRVGLNRKDGKWIVKEFIGNHNHNLVDAINTQFLRSHRTISNPDKAQVDVLRKVGVKATQIMDYMVKQSGGHEHVGFTQKDIYNHVDAMRRSEIKDGDAEAALAYLCGKAEMDSSFFYKFNIDEES
- the LOC104880859 gene encoding uncharacterized protein LOC104880859, producing MKLFVNRSFLHLVEDIDSIKKMNWAEFVLSYLVHGIEEFKKKQQSGVCGCLLFLMLFYHEHISFEEKFLPLYTRPSPRITAWGDDEVLDRKRRLKKLGGYANEDLKIWVIENEIRDCVDGNATTMASENEDDEIFVSNLNKDVIKRVDGGKLMEMDKTFQQLKTHLLDMAYGASSSSCDKILAKFEENYTQVKGLFLRSSGKPLRMHEEGTKNDMLSCERSLEDTNNMNVNEHYLHTLSNEKLCTEDLNEKNEDACATSIEVHIIPDENENILPLRRDYGKEPLRALCGYPNHVMKTRSSRERKPSKFKVSPFVQKSRKMVKREASESIPMSIREDVVDTQSFNVLQSLVADYVFNKALSKRFVVSRTFIDVLLQFLPSYASNLLKFV